Proteins encoded together in one Triticum dicoccoides isolate Atlit2015 ecotype Zavitan chromosome 7B, WEW_v2.0, whole genome shotgun sequence window:
- the LOC119341409 gene encoding two-component response regulator ORR24-like — MAALGGDQRQMMEDAAEDKFPEGLRVLAVDDDCVCLKVLENLLRGCKYHPTTVKDAKMALKILSAGKVKFDLVITDVRMQDMDSLKLLERIRLEMDLPVIMLSEDCEKKAMMKGINHGACDYLVKPAHTNELKNIWQHVESRRNSEAIRHISRDDDDDQRSQLGTAAKSNDGANTDESKESTHASATQKKPKVAWTIELHTKFMEAINQIGLYRATPKKILELMNVDYLTRKNVSSHLQKYKLYLKKVNSNPLGDACVRWNSFMNNWESFMHNHEHERWGVSSGSIASWSPNHYGAAVHLGQHTNTQGSMSMGSLIGGGTMLGYLVPQTPSMGIFSGLNEHIVPFNIPSNPRSIGMLNANISVPMAAPQFVYSDPITTVVAGFSEKMAPFNIASKMGSVGMMLNGKYAPGTGRILVAETEMVNYGRTSSALSNHQTYDFVPLTHMHDVGDASGIFHVQEGTVDQQALSSQLNGINDLSLVGINEDFIGEDAVMDG; from the exons ATGGCCGCGTTGGGTGGGGACCAAAGGCAGATGATGGAGGATGCGGCGGAGGACAAGTTCCCGGAGGGGTTACGAGTCCTCGCCGTGGACGACGACTGCGTCTGCCTCAAGGTGCTAGAGAACCTCTTGCGCGGCTGCAAATACCACC CAACGACTGTGAAGGATGCCAAGATGGCGCTGAAGATTCTCAGCGCGGGGAAGGTGAAGTTCGACCTGGTCATCACCGACGTGCGCATGCAGGACATGGACAGCTTGAAGCTCCTCGAGCGCATCCGCCTCGAGATGGATCTGCCCGTCATTA TGCTATCTGAAGATTGTGAAAAGAAGGCTATGATGAAGGGGATAAATCATGGGGCGTGTGACTATTTGGTGAAGCCAGCGCATACCAACGAGCTAAAAAATATATGGCAGCATGTTGAAAGCAGGAGAAATTCTGAAGCAATAAGGCACATCAGCAGGGATGATGATGACGACCAGAGATCACAGCTTGGGACTGCTGCCAAGAGCAATGATGGAGCTAATACTGACGAGAGCAAAGAGAGCACACATGCATCCGCTACCCAGAAGAAGCCAAAAGTGGCATGGACAATCGAGCTGCATACAAAGTTTATGGAAGCTATCAACCAGATCGGCCTTTATA GGGCTACTCCAAAAAAGATTCTTGAGCTGATGAATGTGGATTACCTCACTAGAAAAAATGTATCAAGTCATCTACAG AAGTATAAATTGTACTTGAAAAAAGTCAACTCAAACCCACTTGGTGATGCATGTGTAAGATGGAACTCTTTCATGAACAATTGGGAGAGTTTTATGCATAACCATGAGCATGAAAGGTGGGGTGTGTCCTCAGGTAGCATCGCCTCGTGGAGTCCGAACCATTACGGTGCAGCGGTTCACTTAGGTCAGCATACAAACACCCAGGGGAGTATGTCCATGGGTTCATTAATCGGTGGTGGTACAATGTTGGGGTATTTGGTACCACAGACGCCCTCTATGGGAATATTTTCTGGCTTGAATGAGCATATAGTTCCATTCAACATACCTAGCAACCCAAGATCTATAGGGATGTTGAATGCAAACATCAGTGTTCCAATGGCAGCACCTCAGTTTGTTTACAGCGACCCAATCACTACAGTAGTGGCAGGCTTCAGCGAGAAGATGGCGCCATTCAACATAGCAAGCAAGATGGGCTCGGTTGGAATGATGTTAAATGGCAAGTATGCACCTGGTACAGGAAGAATTTTAGTGGCAGAGACTGAGATGGTTAACTATGGAAGAACTAGTTCTGCACTTTCCAACCATCAGACATATGATTTCGTCCCATTGACACATATGCATGATGTCGGTGATGCATCTGGTATTTTCCATGTGCAAGAAGGAACAGTTGATCAGCAAGCACTTAGTAGTCAACTGAATGGCATCAATGACTTGTCATTAGTCGGTATTAATGAA GATTTCATTGGAGAGGATGCGGTCATGGATGGATAA
- the LOC119337897 gene encoding lysosomal Pro-X carboxypeptidase-like yields MAASSSLLAVVPAFLLLVAAFSPAPAAAASPSKRPTHQPPPFPARVSPLHQRAASSSGRYAASAVSAAAATDNGTAKPFTAHYFQQELDHFTFTPNASRLFSQKYLLNDTFWRRKPTAGPLFVYTGNEGDIEWFTTNTGFMFDIAPDFGALLVFIEHRFYGESKPFGNDSYKSADTLGYLTSTQALADFAVLITSLKQNLSAVDAPVVVFGGSYGGMLASWFRLKYPHVAMGALASSAPILQFDNITPWSSFYDAVSQDFKSESLNCFSVIKAVWDVLDNRGSTEAGLLEVSKTFRACKTVRFPSSLSNWLWTAFTYTAMVDYPTPANFMMNLPAYPVKEMCKIIDSFPAGADVVEKAFAAASLYYNYTGDQKCFEMEGGDDPHGLSGWGWQACTEMVMPMTVSNESMFPPSGFSYEEKSEGCFASYEVRPRMNWITTEYGGHKIDKVLKRFGSNIIFSNGMRDPWSRGGVLKNISSNIIALVTEKGAHHLDFRSATKDDPDWVVEQRRQEVEIIHGWIDQYNKDIAQM; encoded by the exons ATGGCGGCCTCTTCCTCGCTCCTCGCCGTCGTCCCGgcgttcctcctcctcgtcgcggcGTTCTCGCCCGCGCCGGCAGCAGCAGCGAGCCCCTCCAAGCGCCCCACCCACCAGCCTCCTCCTTTCCCCGCACGAGTTTCTCCCCTGCATCAGCGGGCGGCAAGCTCGAGCGGCAGGTACGCTGCCTCCGCCGTCTCCGCCGCGGCGGCGACGGACAACGGCACGGCGAAGCCCTTCACGGCGCACTACTTCCAGCAGGAGCTGGACCACTTCACCTTCACGCCCAACgcctcccgcctcttctcccagaaGTACCTCCTCAACGACACCTTCTGGCGGCGGAAGCCCACCGCCGGGCCGCTGTTCGTGTACACCGGCAACGAGGGCGACATCGAGTGGTTCACCACCAACACCGGCTTCATGTTCGACATCGCGCCCGACTTCGGCGCCCTCCTCGTCTTCATCGAG CATCGGTTCTACGGGGAGTCGAAGCCGTTCGGGAACGACTCGTACAAGTCGGCCGACACGCTGGGCTACCTGACGTCCACGCAGGCGCTCGCCGACTTCGCCGTCCTCATCACCAGCCTCAAGCAGAACCTCTCTGCCGTCGACGCCCCCGTCGTGGTCTTCGGTGGCTCCTACGGCGGCA TGCTGGCCTCATGGTTCAGGCTCAAGTACCCCCACGTCGCCATGGGAGCTCTGGCGTCCTCTGCACCGATCCTGCAGTTCGACAACATCACGCCATGGTCTAGCTTCTACGACGCCGTCTCGCAGGACTTCAAG TCCGAGAGCCTGAATTGCTTCAGTGTCATCAAGGCGGTCTGGGACGTGCTCGATAACAGGGGATCAACCGAGGCAGGGCTCTTGGAGGTCAGCAAAACCTTCAGGGCCTGCAA GACCGTGCGCTTCCCTAGTTCGCTGTCCAACTGGCTATGGACGGCATTCACATACACAGCCATGGTGGACTATCCAACTCCAGCCAATTTCATGATGAATCTGCCTGCTTACCCTGTCAAGGAG ATGTGCAAGATCATTGATTCTTTTCCCGCCGGAGCAGACGTCGTCGAAAAAGCTTTTGCAGCAGCGAGCCTGTACTACAATTACACAGGCGACCAGAAGTGCTTCGAGATGGAAGGTGGGGATGACCCCCATGGCCTCAGCGGCTGGGGCTGGCAG GCCTGCACAGAGATGGTCATGCCAATGACGGTGTCGAATGAGAGCATGTTTCCGCCATCCGGCTTCAGCTACGAAGAGAAGTCCGAGGGCTGCTTTGCCAGCTATGAGGTTCGCCCGAGGATGAACTGGATCACTACTGAATATGGTGGCCAT aaaattgacaaagttctcaagaGGTTTGGGAGCAACATCATCTTCTCCAACGGGATGCGAGACCCGTGGAGTCGAGGGGG GGTTCTCAAGAACATATCATCCAACATCATTGCTCTTGTCACAGAGAAAG GGGCCCATCATTTGGACTTCAGATCTGCAACCAAGGATGATCCAGACTGGGTTGTAGAACAAAGGAGACAGGAAGTTGAGatcatacatggatggatagatcagtaTAACAAGGACATTGCACAGATGTAG